A single window of Legionellales bacterium DNA harbors:
- a CDS encoding phage integrase Arm DNA-binding domain-containing protein yields MARARLRKNKLLPPNLYFETTKKIYRYRRPDTGKKTSLGKDKAKAFAAAKKLNSIYMAGEDLVAKVTSNGKTLSQYINENFVPIHLPERELSENTLKGYMRQLKHIHKELGGYPVYGISIKLISEFLSKINGSRQYNKYRGLLAMIFQYAKGEGYIITNPASDTLKRNAKTQRKRLSYEGFKAIYEMAGKENMAWFQAAMELNLITLQRREEISSAKFSDISVEEIKGKKRKIMRVIQRKTEKHGASAHIKIIVNEVLEQFIEKQKNTGINSPFIIHYMPKRIPNRKGIAKDRGHHTQLLPDQLSRAFADLRDKTGLYDHLNKKQKPTFHEMRSLAIKLHEDRGFDAQALAGHTTRQMTEAYKAGHEIEWTYAEAADVDGD; encoded by the coding sequence ATGGCAAGAGCAAGGTTAAGAAAAAATAAATTATTACCACCTAATTTATATTTTGAGACAACAAAAAAAATATATCGTTATCGTAGGCCAGATACAGGTAAAAAAACATCTTTAGGAAAAGATAAGGCAAAAGCTTTTGCAGCAGCTAAAAAACTGAATAGTATATATATGGCAGGAGAAGACCTTGTCGCAAAAGTGACATCGAATGGAAAAACTTTAAGTCAATATATCAATGAAAATTTTGTGCCCATACATTTACCTGAGCGAGAACTTAGTGAAAACACCTTAAAGGGCTATATGAGGCAATTGAAGCATATCCACAAAGAGCTAGGCGGTTATCCAGTTTATGGAATTTCAATAAAGCTTATTAGCGAATTTTTATCTAAAATTAATGGTTCGCGCCAGTACAATAAATATCGAGGTTTGCTAGCTATGATTTTCCAATATGCAAAAGGTGAGGGATATATCATTACTAATCCAGCCAGTGATACTTTGAAAAGAAACGCAAAGACACAACGCAAACGTTTAAGTTATGAAGGTTTTAAAGCTATTTACGAAATGGCGGGTAAAGAAAACATGGCATGGTTTCAGGCTGCTATGGAGCTAAATTTAATAACCTTACAAAGGCGAGAAGAAATTTCGAGTGCTAAATTTTCAGATATCAGTGTTGAGGAAATTAAAGGCAAGAAAAGAAAAATAATGCGAGTGATACAACGTAAAACGGAAAAGCATGGTGCAAGCGCGCATATTAAAATTATCGTTAATGAAGTGCTTGAGCAATTTATCGAAAAGCAAAAAAATACGGGTATTAACTCTCCATTCATTATACATTATATGCCTAAAAGAATTCCTAATAGAAAAGGTATTGCTAAAGATCGTGGGCACCATACACAACTTTTACCGGATCAATTGAGTCGAGCATTTGCTGATTTGCGGGATAAAACTGGATTATACGATCATTTAAACAAGAAGCAGAAGCCGACTTTCCATGAGATGCGCTCATTGGCGATTAAGCTTCATGAAGACCGAGGCTTTGATGCGCAGGCATTAGCAGGGCATACCACCCGACAAATGACTGAAGCTTATAAAGCGGGGCATGAAATAGAATGGACATATGCAGAAGCTGCTGATGTTGATGGTGACTAA
- a CDS encoding nucleotidyl transferase AbiEii/AbiGii toxin family protein: protein MTIDIITDRLNTYTIETKQAELNALKEISQEVALAGLARAGFFKHAMFQGGTCLRIIHGLTRFSEDLDFILNAPDQSFKWELYLAAIKTEFEAFGLSLSVIDRSKASDTVKKAFLKENSFGKVLNLHYERTHFDTQTINIKLEIDTNPPAGSTPETHVLDYPYPLPIITQDLPSLFAGKCHALLCRKYIKGRDWFDFTWYIQQKIQPNYTLLKNALKQCGPYEDQTIDISHEWLSNALAKRIESLNWEAVANDVKPFLPSKLTHTVDAWSKDLFLGLLRKLNQ from the coding sequence ATGACCATCGATATTATTACCGATCGCCTTAACACTTATACCATTGAGACAAAGCAAGCTGAACTCAATGCCCTTAAAGAAATTAGCCAAGAAGTGGCTTTAGCAGGCCTTGCGCGTGCTGGTTTTTTTAAACACGCCATGTTTCAAGGTGGAACTTGCCTTCGCATTATTCATGGTTTAACAAGATTTTCTGAGGATCTTGACTTCATTCTTAATGCGCCTGATCAATCATTCAAATGGGAGCTCTATTTAGCGGCAATTAAAACAGAATTTGAAGCTTTTGGGTTATCGCTTTCTGTCATCGATCGAAGCAAAGCTTCTGATACGGTAAAAAAAGCCTTTCTCAAAGAAAACTCTTTTGGGAAAGTATTAAACTTACACTATGAGAGAACGCATTTTGATACACAAACTATCAATATTAAATTAGAAATAGATACTAACCCACCTGCAGGATCAACCCCCGAAACACATGTTTTGGATTATCCTTATCCTTTGCCCATTATCACGCAAGATCTACCTAGCTTATTTGCCGGAAAATGCCATGCGCTATTATGCAGAAAATATATCAAAGGAAGAGACTGGTTTGACTTCACTTGGTATATCCAACAAAAAATTCAGCCAAATTACACTTTGTTAAAAAATGCGCTCAAACAATGCGGTCCTTACGAAGACCAAACGATTGATATTTCACATGAATGGCTAAGCAACGCGCTTGCCAAAAGAATTGAATCTTTAAATTGGGAAGCAGTTGCAAATGATGTAAAGCCATTTTTGCCAAGCAAGCTTACTCATACCGTAGATGCTTGGAGTAAAGATTTATTTTTGGGATTGCTCAGAAAACTAAATCAATAA
- a CDS encoding SRPBCC domain-containing protein → MSEIKTEILINANAQKVWQVLTEFADYPSWNRFFSHIAGELKIGGKLAITISPPGGKPMNFTPNIIALNKDKELRWRGKFISRFLFQGEHYFLLDQLNEHEILFIHGEHFTGLLTPIFSWFGLLKETKQGFLQFNQAIKQKSESFCEVPNSI, encoded by the coding sequence ATGAGTGAAATAAAAACAGAAATTTTGATTAACGCGAATGCTCAAAAGGTTTGGCAAGTGTTGACTGAGTTTGCTGACTATCCAAGTTGGAATCGATTTTTTAGTCATATTGCCGGTGAATTAAAAATAGGTGGTAAACTGGCAATTACTATTTCGCCGCCAGGTGGCAAACCGATGAATTTTACTCCAAATATAATCGCACTGAATAAGGATAAAGAATTACGTTGGCGCGGTAAATTTATCTCGCGTTTTTTGTTTCAGGGTGAGCATTATTTTTTACTTGATCAATTAAATGAACATGAAATACTATTTATACATGGCGAACACTTTACTGGATTATTGACGCCTATTTTTTCATGGTTTGGTTTGTTAAAGGAAACCAAACAAGGATTTCTGCAATTCAATCAAGCGATAAAGCAAAAATCAGAGTCATTTTGTGAGGTGCCAAACAGCATATGA
- a CDS encoding nucleotidyltransferase substrate binding protein: MLLDLSALKNAINSLEEAIQYSLHLPTNIKADIVRDSVIQRFEYSYELSWKLLQRWLSINVSPEEADPRTKKDLFRLAAQKKLIDNPEDWFEFAEARNNVAHTYNEKKAQYVYKIALKFLASAKYLLQKLEQANA; encoded by the coding sequence ATGCTGCTAGATTTAAGTGCATTAAAAAACGCAATTAACTCGCTTGAGGAGGCTATTCAGTATTCCTTACATCTTCCCACTAATATCAAAGCCGATATAGTCCGCGACTCTGTCATTCAACGTTTTGAGTATAGCTATGAATTAAGTTGGAAATTATTGCAACGCTGGTTAAGCATTAATGTAAGCCCAGAAGAAGCCGATCCCCGAACTAAAAAAGATTTATTTAGATTAGCCGCCCAAAAAAAATTAATTGATAATCCTGAAGATTGGTTTGAATTCGCAGAAGCCAGAAATAATGTGGCACATACTTATAATGAAAAAAAAGCGCAATATGTTTATAAGATTGCGCTTAAATTTTTAGCCTCTGCAAAATATTTATTGCAAAAATTAGAGCAAGCCAATGCTTGA
- a CDS encoding nucleotidyltransferase domain-containing protein encodes MLDINPQHLLEIKAILQEYAPGVTVKAFGSRVKGTAQPFSDLDLLLIDKCAIPVSQMNELKLAFSNSQLPIMIDLVDWHDISTEFQQAIEAECITL; translated from the coding sequence ATGCTTGATATCAATCCTCAACATTTACTTGAAATTAAAGCTATTCTTCAAGAATACGCACCTGGAGTCACAGTAAAAGCATTTGGATCGCGGGTTAAGGGAACTGCTCAGCCATTTTCAGATTTAGATTTATTATTAATCGATAAATGCGCTATTCCAGTTTCACAAATGAATGAATTAAAACTGGCGTTTTCCAATTCACAATTGCCCATCATGATTGACTTAGTCGATTGGCATGATATTTCCACAGAATTTCAGCAAGCAATCGAGGCAGAATGTATAACCCTATAA
- the pabB gene encoding aminodeoxychorismate synthase component I yields the protein MYNPINNKYSFPLIKKVNYINPVHVLLSLQEVNNLCFLDSAKKHIEQGRYSFLGIDPFATYSIKQGKVLSARDQIGENPFHELKKMIKPFQQAIKDNNNKNLPPFTGGAMGYFAYELLHYLENIPYPAFDKLDVPDMTMGFYDCVIVWDHFEKEVWIFSHGFPELEMTKRYKRALARMQWLENILYLAKNKEMHHRASWWFNNENKITSNFSKSSYLNNVKKIIEHIHAGDIFQANFTQLFSGKLPRGVSAFDLFLITREKNPAPFSAWLNFDKVQIVSASPERFLKLDHGMVETRPIKGTKPRGNNLQHDNLLRIALSQSEKDRAENIMIVDLMRNDLSRVCEPDSVRVEKLCEVESYETVHHLVSSIIGKLHPQFDAIDLLMATFPGGSITGAPKVKAMEIISRLEQHTRGVYCGSIGYIGFNGNMDTSISIRTYTLKSENVWFQAGGGIVADSSCLDEYEESLTKSKILKTILQGQLSGNDHDPVN from the coding sequence ATGTATAACCCTATAAATAATAAATACTCATTTCCGTTAATTAAAAAAGTAAACTATATTAACCCCGTCCATGTACTTCTTTCGCTTCAAGAGGTTAATAATTTATGTTTTCTTGATAGTGCGAAAAAGCATATAGAGCAGGGGAGATATAGCTTTTTAGGAATTGATCCTTTTGCTACTTACTCAATAAAGCAAGGCAAAGTGCTTTCTGCTAGAGATCAGATCGGCGAAAATCCTTTTCATGAATTAAAAAAAATGATTAAGCCATTTCAGCAAGCTATAAAAGACAATAATAATAAAAACTTACCGCCATTTACAGGTGGCGCAATGGGTTATTTTGCTTATGAACTACTACATTACTTAGAAAATATACCTTACCCAGCTTTTGATAAACTAGATGTGCCTGATATGACCATGGGCTTTTATGACTGTGTCATAGTTTGGGATCATTTTGAAAAAGAGGTTTGGATTTTTTCCCACGGTTTTCCTGAGCTAGAAATGACTAAACGATATAAAAGAGCTTTAGCGAGAATGCAATGGCTTGAGAATATTCTTTATTTAGCAAAAAATAAAGAAATGCATCATAGAGCATCCTGGTGGTTTAACAATGAAAACAAGATCACGTCAAATTTTTCCAAATCTTCCTATCTAAATAACGTAAAAAAAATTATTGAGCACATACATGCCGGCGATATCTTTCAAGCAAATTTTACTCAACTATTTTCGGGCAAGTTGCCGAGAGGAGTAAGCGCCTTTGATTTATTTCTCATCACCCGAGAAAAAAATCCTGCGCCGTTTTCAGCCTGGTTGAATTTTGATAAGGTGCAAATCGTTTCTGCCTCTCCTGAACGATTTTTAAAATTAGACCATGGTATGGTTGAAACTCGCCCGATCAAAGGCACGAAACCGCGAGGCAATAATCTTCAACATGATAATTTATTAAGAATAGCACTCTCCCAAAGCGAAAAAGATCGAGCTGAAAATATTATGATCGTTGATCTAATGCGTAATGATTTATCGCGGGTCTGTGAACCAGATTCTGTGAGGGTTGAAAAATTATGCGAGGTCGAATCGTATGAAACTGTTCACCATCTCGTATCCTCAATTATAGGAAAATTACATCCTCAATTTGACGCAATTGATTTATTAATGGCAACTTTTCCAGGTGGTTCGATAACCGGTGCGCCAAAGGTCAAAGCCATGGAAATCATCTCAAGGCTCGAGCAACACACGCGCGGCGTTTATTGTGGAAGTATTGGCTATATAGGTTTTAATGGCAATATGGATACCTCTATTTCAATTCGGACATACACACTTAAAAGTGAAAATGTATGGTTTCAAGCGGGTGGTGGTATTGTCGCTGATTCTAGTTGTCTTGATGAATATGAGGAAAGTCTTACTAAATCTAAGATCCTTAAAACGATTCTGCAAGGGCAATTATCGGGAAATGATCATGATCCTGTTAATTGA
- a CDS encoding aminodeoxychorismate/anthranilate synthase component II, which yields MILLIDNYDSFVYNLGRYIIQLGEEITVVRNDRITLDDIEKLAPAKIIISPGPCAPNQAGISLAVVKHFYQSIPLLGICLGHQTIGQALGGNIIRAKKPMHGKASTIIHNQAGVFAGLPSPLSVGRYHSLIIEKASLPSMLMITAETEEGEIMAIEHKHFPVVGLQFHPESVNTELGYEILGNFLAYIGKR from the coding sequence ATGATCCTGTTAATTGATAATTACGATTCATTTGTTTATAACTTAGGTCGCTATATTATTCAACTAGGCGAAGAAATTACCGTTGTCAGAAATGATCGGATTACACTCGATGATATTGAAAAATTAGCACCAGCTAAAATTATTATTTCTCCAGGTCCGTGTGCTCCCAATCAAGCAGGAATTTCACTGGCAGTGGTGAAACACTTTTATCAATCTATTCCTCTACTGGGTATTTGCTTAGGTCATCAAACTATAGGTCAAGCATTGGGTGGCAATATCATCCGCGCAAAAAAACCGATGCATGGCAAAGCCTCGACAATTATTCATAATCAAGCAGGCGTATTTGCGGGTTTGCCATCCCCATTATCCGTGGGTCGCTATCATTCATTAATTATTGAAAAAGCCAGCTTGCCTAGTATGTTAATGATTACAGCAGAGACAGAGGAAGGTGAAATCATGGCGATTGAACATAAGCACTTTCCTGTTGTGGGCTTACAATTTCATCCTGAATCGGTGAATACGGAATTGGGGTATGAAATATTGGGTAATTTTTTAGCTTATATTGGTAAAAGATAA
- a CDS encoding response regulator, with product MGPFSDSVQQLKSLFALLGEHQDCVYWLSNPDLSQFIYVSPAFEKIWGIPNAEVYQHPQIWCDAIMRDELAEDTLKKIQAYQQGDFSAQYKHFHIKRPDGEIRLLADHSFPLRDEQQHCIGHCGMTFDLSQSNFMNYFSQRQQALENKNRAMSDLLGNTSHDIKAPLHAILGMAEILNARRHYPDQNEYIHGILESGQLILKLVDELLNFSIIEAGKLSAKYEIFDLKLLIENIIKSIANRAQGKKLKIILNYDHSIPRRIESDPQIIRRIILNLISNAVKFTDKGYVLINVETKPYLADSLEFHLTVKDTGKGMPSDQLNYIFERFYQIPNQEHASLGSGIGLSIAKQMAKILGGDLSVSSQINKGSVFTLTLHAKIHPELPKSFFQHSVKEVMRILVIDDNPERGEILCRHLYPQKAHLSTSKQAITMINRAKQQQLPYSLVIVDDEVDNNDLLTYVLALTTSVENNQTHFIILLQPQHDYLKETLQTLNLHYTISKPLSPSVMVDEIIRLWQLIDNPKINPSPLSSLHVLLVEDDHFSQKVARVILENLQCKIDIADSIQQAISLIQQHQYHLIFLDLGLPDSKGAMSIEKIRELTSTPICVLTANSSFPDPNLILNAGANYFLAKPASQEDFKMIVEKVIAG from the coding sequence ATGGGTCCATTTTCAGACTCAGTACAACAATTAAAATCGCTGTTCGCTCTTCTCGGTGAACATCAAGATTGTGTGTATTGGTTAAGTAATCCTGATTTAAGTCAGTTTATTTATGTCAGCCCCGCGTTTGAAAAAATTTGGGGGATACCCAATGCGGAAGTTTATCAGCATCCGCAGATTTGGTGTGATGCTATCATGCGCGATGAATTAGCAGAAGACACACTCAAAAAAATTCAAGCCTATCAACAAGGGGATTTTTCGGCGCAGTATAAACATTTTCATATTAAACGCCCCGATGGGGAAATTCGCTTATTAGCCGACCATAGCTTTCCGTTACGCGACGAGCAGCAACATTGCATCGGTCATTGCGGTATGACGTTTGACTTAAGCCAATCTAACTTTATGAATTATTTTAGCCAACGGCAACAGGCACTTGAAAATAAAAATCGAGCGATGAGCGATTTATTGGGAAATACCAGTCATGATATTAAAGCCCCACTGCACGCTATTTTGGGCATGGCAGAAATTTTGAATGCTCGCCGCCATTATCCCGATCAAAATGAATACATTCACGGTATTTTAGAATCTGGGCAACTCATTTTAAAATTGGTGGATGAATTATTAAATTTTTCAATTATCGAGGCTGGAAAACTTTCCGCTAAATATGAAATATTTGACTTAAAATTACTGATTGAAAATATTATTAAATCGATTGCAAATCGTGCACAAGGAAAAAAATTAAAGATTATTTTAAATTATGATCACAGTATCCCACGCCGCATTGAGAGCGATCCACAAATTATTCGCCGTATTATTTTAAATCTAATTTCAAATGCGGTGAAATTTACCGATAAAGGCTATGTATTAATCAACGTCGAAACCAAACCCTATCTTGCAGATAGCCTAGAATTTCATCTCACGGTAAAAGATACCGGCAAAGGGATGCCTAGCGATCAATTAAATTATATTTTTGAGCGATTTTATCAAATCCCCAACCAAGAACATGCCAGCTTAGGATCGGGTATTGGTTTATCGATTGCTAAACAAATGGCAAAAATTTTGGGTGGCGATCTGAGCGTCAGCAGCCAAATCAATAAAGGTTCCGTTTTTACTTTAACCTTACACGCCAAAATTCATCCAGAATTACCTAAATCATTTTTTCAACATAGCGTAAAAGAAGTGATGCGCATTTTAGTGATTGATGATAATCCCGAACGGGGTGAAATTTTGTGTCGTCATTTATATCCGCAAAAAGCGCACTTAAGCACCAGTAAACAAGCAATAACCATGATTAATCGTGCTAAACAACAGCAATTACCCTATTCATTAGTGATTGTGGATGATGAAGTCGATAATAATGATTTATTAACTTACGTTTTGGCTTTAACGACCAGTGTTGAAAATAATCAAACACATTTTATTATTTTATTACAACCACAACATGATTATTTAAAAGAAACATTGCAGACTCTAAATCTTCACTACACAATTTCAAAACCATTAAGTCCAAGCGTCATGGTAGATGAAATTATTCGGTTGTGGCAATTGATTGATAATCCAAAAATCAATCCAAGCCCGCTCTCCTCTTTACACGTTTTATTAGTGGAGGATGATCATTTTTCTCAAAAAGTTGCCAGAGTGATATTAGAAAATTTACAATGTAAAATTGATATTGCAGATTCAATTCAACAGGCCATCAGCCTTATTCAACAGCATCAATATCATTTAATTTTTCTTGACCTAGGATTACCCGATAGTAAAGGTGCAATGAGCATTGAAAAAATTCGCGAACTTACCTCCACTCCGATTTGCGTACTAACCGCGAATAGCAGCTTTCCCGATCCAAACTTAATACTTAATGCCGGCGCCAATTATTTTTTAGCCAAACCCGCTTCTCAAGAAGATTTTAAAATGATTGTGGAAAAGGTGATTGCAGGTTAA
- a CDS encoding DUF4160 domain-containing protein gives MPLILQDWDDHAPPHFHALYAEYEALIDIKMLEVIQGSMAKDP, from the coding sequence CTGCCGCTTATTCTACAAGATTGGGATGATCACGCGCCACCCCATTTTCATGCTTTATATGCTGAATATGAAGCGCTTATCGATATTAAAATGCTTGAGGTGATACAAGGATCTATGGCAAAGGACCCTTAA